In Rhodamnia argentea isolate NSW1041297 chromosome 4, ASM2092103v1, whole genome shotgun sequence, the following proteins share a genomic window:
- the LOC115753706 gene encoding uncharacterized protein LOC115753706 — protein sequence MMVRAAISAAVLLLCATAAHRASAFIDGLVPNGNFELGPKASDMRGTAVLGRYAIPKWEISGLVEYIKSGQKQGDMLLVVPEGAFAVRLGNEASIKQRMRVARGMYYSLTFSAARTCAQEEKLNISVAPDWGVLPMQTLYSSNGWDSYAWAFQAELDVAEIVIHNPGVEEDPACGPLIDSVAIRALYPPRASNRNLLKNGNFEEGPYVFPNASWGVLIPPNIEDDHSPLPGWMVESLKAVKYIDSDHFSVPEGKRAVELVAGKESAIAQVAWTIPGKTYVLSFAVGDASNSCKGSMIVEAFAGKDTVKVPYVSKGKGGFKRAILRFKAASVRTRVMFYSTFYTMRSDDFSSLCGPVLDDVKLLSARNL from the exons ATGATGGTGAGAGCGGCCATCTCAGCGGCGGTGCTGCTCCTCTGCGCCACCGCCGCCCACCGTGCCTCCGCCTTCATCGACG GATTAGTACCGAACGGCAACTTCGAGCTCGGGCCGAAGGCCTCGGACATGAGAGGCACGGCGGTGCTCGGCCGCTATGCCATCCCGAAATGGGAGATCTCGGGCTTGGTGGAGTACATCAAGTCGGGCCAAAAGCAAGGGGACATGCTCCTGGTGGTGCCCGAGGGCGCGTTTGCGGTCCGGCTCGGGAACGAGGCCTCGATCAAGCAGAGGATGAGGGTGGCGAGAGGGATGTACTATTCCCTAACGTTCAGCGCGGCGCGCACGTGCGCTCAGGAGGAGAAGCTCAACATATCCGTGGCCCCGGACTGGGGCGTCCTGCCGATGCAGACTTTGTACAGCAGCAACGGCTGGGACTCGTACGCCTGGGCGTTCCAGGCCGAGCTTGACGTCGCCGAGATCGTGATCCACAATCCGGGGGTCGAGGAGGACCCGGCTTGCGGGCCGCTGATCGATTCAGTAGCGATTAGGGCTCTGTATCCCCCAAGAGCAAGCAATA GGAACTTGTTGAAGAATGGGAATTTCGAGGAAGGTCCCTACGTCTTCCCGAACGCGTCGTGGGGCGTCCTGATCCCTCCAAACATCGAGGACGACCACTCCCCCTTGCCGGGTTGGATGGTCGAGTCACTGAAGGCGGTCAAGTACATCGACTCGGACCATTTCTCGGTCCCCGAAGGCAAGAGAGCCGTGGAGCTCGTGGCGGGAAAAGAGAGCGCCATCGCGCAAGTGGCCTGGACGATCCCCGGAAAGACGTACGTGCTCTCGTTCGCCGTCGGAGACGCGAGCAATTCCTGCAAAGGGTCCATGATCGTCGAGGCGTTCGCGGGCAAGGACACCGTCAAAGTCCCATACGTATCGAAGGGCAAGGGAGGGTTCAAGCGCGCCATCCTGCGATTCAAGGCCGCGTCTGTTAGGACTCGGGTCATGTTCTACAGCACGTTTTACACCATGAGGAGCGACGACTTCTCGTCTCTCTGTGGTCCTGTTCTGGACGATGTGAAGCTGTTGAGCGCTCGGAACTTGTGA